One window from the genome of Nicotiana tomentosiformis chromosome 5, ASM39032v3, whole genome shotgun sequence encodes:
- the LOC108944547 gene encoding uncharacterized protein, with the protein MTSWVKTITTPFRKARTFFNNQQSPRDSPREKKSQEEGSENHVVDLQGEVMACAYEDVQVMWSILDKSKAIRT; encoded by the exons ATGACTTCGTGGGTCAAAACAATTACCACTCCTTTTAGAAAAGCTCGTACTTTTTTCAATAATCAACAATCACCAAGAGATTCACCAAGGGAAAAGAAGTCACAAGAAGAAG GTTCAGAGAACCATGTAGTAGATTTGCAGGGTGAAGTAATGGCTTGTGCATATGAAGATGTTCAGGTGATGTGGTCAATTTTAGACAAGTCCAAAGCAATCAGAACCTGA
- the LOC104097500 gene encoding membrane protein PM19L-like encodes MARTVARSVAAPLLFLNLVMYFIVLGFASWCLNRYINGQTNHPSFGGNGATLFFLVFAILAAVLGIISKLMGGNHLRVWRNDSLAAAGSSAIVAWAVTALAFGLACKEINIGGWRGWRLRVLEGFVIVLGFTQLLYVLMLHAGWFSSRYGPGYRETEYGAGAPAGEKGAATAGVPTTGV; translated from the exons ATGGCTAGGACTGTGGCAAGGAGTGTTGCAGCTCCATTGTTGTTTCTTAACTTAGTAATGTATTTTATTGTTTTAGGTTTTGCTAGTTGGTGTCTTAACAGGTACATTAATGGCCAAACTAATCATCCTA GTTTTGGTGGAAATGGAGCCACGTTGTTCTTTTTAGTGTTCGCGATACTGGCGGCCGTGTTGGGAATAATATCAAAGTTAATGGGTGGAAATCATCTAAGGGTATGGAGAAATGACAGTCTTGCTGCTGCTGGTTCATCAGCTATTGTTGCATGGGCTGTGACTGCTCTAGCTTTTGG GTTGGCATGCAAAGAGATAAATATAGGAGGATGGAGAGGATGGAGGCTAAGAGTACTTGAAGGATTTGTGATAGTTCTAGGGTTTACTCAACTGCTCTATGTTCTAATGCTTCATGCCGGATGGTTCAGCAGCCGTTATGGTCCCGGCTACCGGGAAACCGAATATGGTGCCGGCGCACCTGCCGGAGAAAAGGGCGCCGCCACCGCCGGCGTACCTACAACAGGGGTGTAA